Below is a genomic region from Elusimicrobiaceae bacterium.
GTAATAAAGCCGCCCAAGCGGCCAAGCTGTTTGATTTTATAGATTCAATTGACAATATACAAATTGCGCAGGCATTGGATTTGCAGGCACGGAAGTTACATAAAACCTTGTACGTCTTATTGCAAATTAAATTAACCCACAAAGAAAGCCAATCCGGTCTTTCCCTAGAAACTGCCCCGCAATTATTAAAGCAATTAGCGTCATTGCAACATATACGTCCTTGCGGATATATGGCTATCGCCCCTCAAACAGAGGACAAGGCTCTCTTGCACGCTTTGTTTAGCCAAGTGCGCCAAGCCTTTGAAAGGGATTTTCCGGTCGGAAACGGGCCGCGCTATTTATCCTTAGGAATGAGCGAAGATTTTGCCATAGCTGTACAAGAAGGTTCCACTTTACCGCGTATAGGTAGCAAGTTATTTGCGCAAGATTTGGAGGAGTTATGATTATTAAGGTAAGAGTTATTCCTACCACAGGACACAATGAAATTATCAGCCGTATCGGCAGTGTCTTGCGGATGAAAATTAAAAATAAGCAAGTAGATGATGATATTGCCAATGGTATTATGAAAACGTTTTTAGCTGATTTTTTTGCCGTACGCGAGGATCAAATTATCATTATCAAAGGCGAAAAAGGCAAAGAAAAAACAGTAGAAGTGCGCGATAAAAGTGAAGAAGAACTCCGCCAAATCATGGACTCTATTCCCTAATCTTTCTGTTTTTCAAAAACCCCCGCTCCGAACTACTGAGCGGGGGTTTTATTATATATAATTAGCATTTCGGTACATTATTG
It encodes:
- a CDS encoding DUF167 domain-containing protein, yielding MIIKVRVIPTTGHNEIISRIGSVLRMKIKNKQVDDDIANGIMKTFLADFFAVREDQIIIIKGEKGKEKTVEVRDKSEEELRQIMDSIP
- a CDS encoding YggS family pyridoxal phosphate-dependent enzyme codes for the protein MSRVFMQTAAQLVHRFTEIQQAIEQACRQSSRQEKDVSVMAVTKYAADEDVLTLLDTGLIKHIGESRVQQAVKRWTQPSFAKHHVVKHFIGHLQSNKAAQAAKLFDFIDSIDNIQIAQALDLQARKLHKTLYVLLQIKLTHKESQSGLSLETAPQLLKQLASLQHIRPCGYMAIAPQTEDKALLHALFSQVRQAFERDFPVGNGPRYLSLGMSEDFAIAVQEGSTLPRIGSKLFAQDLEEL